Genomic DNA from Halobaculum sp. MBLA0147:
CGCGCTGGGACACGTCGGCGTCGCGGAGTTGGTGTACGACGACGCGAGCGACGCACAGACACTCGCGGAGAAGGTGTTGTCGGCCCCCGAGTCGGCCCACGAGCGGTTCGACGTCGAACTCAGAGACCCCGAGTTGCAGGTGTACGCCGACGACGAGCGGCTCGTCGGCGGCGACGGGGCGGTCCACTTCTGTGAGCTCACGGCGCGGCCGCTGTACGAGGACGGGGAGTTCGTCGCCGTCGTCCAGACCGTCATCGACAACACCACCGAGGTGCGTCGCCGCGAGTCCGTCGAGGGGCTCGTCGACGAGGTGCAGGCGACGCTGCGAGAACTGATGGACGGGAACCTCGGCGCCAGAGCCTCCTTCGAGGACGAGCACGACTGTCTCGACGAGGACCTCCTGCTCGTCGTCGAGGAACTCAACCGGACCGCGGAGACGTTCGAGGAGACCGCCGCGGGCGTCGACGAGCGAGCCGCGGAGTTGCGGGCCGCCGTCGACCGCGCCAGCGAGGCCGCCGAGGGGATCGCGGAGAACGTCGGCGAGCAGAACGAACTGCTGGAGGAGGGTGTCTCGGAGATGCAGACGTTCTCGGCGTCGATGGAGGAGGTCGCCGCCACGGCCGAGCAGGTCGACCAGGCGGCCGAGCAGGCGCGCGACGCCGCCGTCGAGGGACTCGGCGCCTCCGAGGACGCCCGCGAGGCGACGGACGACGTGACGGAGATCGGCCAGGAGTTGGTCGACTCCGTGACGGCGTTGGGCGACCGGATGGACGAGATCGAGGAGGTCGTCGAGGTGATCTCGGACGTGGCCGAGCAGACGAACCTGCTGGCGTTGAACGCCAACATCGAGGCCGCCCGCGCCGGCGAGGAGGGTGACGGCTTCGCGGTCGTCGCCGAGGAGGTGAAGAGTCTCGCCGACGAGACACGCAGTCACACCGAAGACATCACCGAGAGTATCGACGCCCTGCAGTCACAGACGGACGACACCGTCGTCGCCGCAGAACAGTCCCACGAGCAGATCGACCACGCGGCCGAGCAGATCGACGAGGTGTTGGTCGCCTTCGAGGAGATCGCCGACGCGATCGACGAGGCCGCCGACGGGATCGCGGAGGTGTCCCGGGCGACGGACGACCAGGCCTCCACCGTCGAGGAGCTCACGGCGACGATCGAGGACGTGCGCCAGCGGTCGGACGAGACGGAGGACGCCGCCCGCGACATCGTCGACGCGACGGACGAACAGGACGCCGCGATCGACGAACTCACCGACCGCGTCGACGAGTTGCGGGGCGGCCGAGGCGCGACGCGCGCCGACGGCGGTCGCGTCGGGACCCGAGGTGCGGCCGACCCTGCCGAGTGAGGGCTGCTCTCGATCCCGGCTCCGCGGAGTGATCACTCCTCTACCGATTCTCGCTCGCCGCTTCTCGCGCGCCGCTTCTCGCTCGCCGCTTCTCGCGACACGGACCCGAGCCGTTTACCAGCCGGGGCGCCGACCGGGTAGTATGCGCCTGTGGCTCGTCGAGCGGTCCCACGACACCCGCAACGTCGTCACGATCACCTACGCGACGACCGACGGCGACCGAATCTACCGGCGGCAGGCGACGGTCGAACGGCTCTCTCGGTCACCGGCGACGGCCGCGACCGAACGCGACCCGGAGGCCGTCGAGACCGTCGACGACCCCGACCGCCGCGAGCGGTACGCCGAGGAGGCGTCTCGGATGGCCGAGACACACGACCCCGACGACGAGGTCTGACGCCACCGCTGGCGGGTGTCGAGCGCCCGGCGACCGCCGACGCCAGACGACACGCTACTCGCAGATCGACCCCACACGTCACGCCACCGCGAGAACCAACCGCCGCCGCGCGCCGCTCAACACCACTCTTCGAGCGGTCGCGCCTCTCCCGCACGGATCGAGAGCCAGGCGTCCTCGCGCCCGAGATCCGCGATCACGAACTCGGAGGTCGACTCGTCGACTGCGGCCATAACCTCCGCACCTCCGTCCGTGTGGGACTGTGTCATGTCTGACACTGTGTCCCACGACGACATAAACGCGTCGGAACCGCGTGAGTGTTTCACGCACCGAGATCGGCCCGCGGGGGCTCGCACCCGTGGAGACGTGTCCGTTCCGTGGGCTACCACCTCCAGTCACGGGGCCACGCCGTGGGTGGCCGGTCCGCGTGTGACCGTCACCTGGGTGACCGCTCCGTGGACGGTCTGGTCACGCGTCGTCGACGTGGTACAGCGTCGCGCCGCCGGGGAGCGGCGCCGGAGTGACCGGCACCGTCGGCGGGTCGCCGCCGAGGGTCGTGAAGGCGGCGTCCGCGCCGGTCGCGGCGGCGACGGTCGCGAGCGGGCGGTGGAGTTCCGGCGGGCAGTGGAGCGCGTAGAGCACGTCGGCGTGGTACGGCCCACCGGGGTCCGCGCCGTCCCGGGCGCGATCGGCGGCCGCGAGGAGGTCGTCGCGGACGAACTGGACTCCCTCCGGGACCGCTCGCGGACGCACGTCCGTGGCGACGACGGAGAGCCCGCGCTCGGCGAGCGTGGCGGCCACGCCGGGGCGGCGACCGACGCCGACCTCGCAGGCCGAGTCGTGATCCGCGAGCGTGTCGGCGACGGGAGTGCGGTCGGGCACGAGACTGGGCGAGAAACTTATGCCCGGGCCACACAAAAGGAGTTCCATGCTCGTCGACATCGTGCCCGTCGGGGAGGTCCCCGCGCAGGTCAAGCGGGAGGCGTCCGCCGCCCTCCGCACCATCTACGACTGCGAGGTGACCGTACACGACGAGCAGGACGTGCCCCGTGGCGCGTACGACCGCAGCCGCAACCAGTACCGCGCCGAGCAGTTCATCGAACTCGTCTCCCGGGTCGGTGGCGGCGAGAAGAACATCGGCATCACCGGCGAAGACCTCTACTACCGGCGTCGCAACTACGTCTTCGGGCTGGCGTACCTCAACGGCAACGGGTCCGTGATCTCCACCCACCGGCTCCAGACCTCCTCGGACGGCGGCTTCTCCACCCGCTCGGACGAGTCCGTCTTCACCGACCGCGTCCGCAAGGAGATCGTCCACGAGATCGGCCACACCCTCGGGTTGGAACACTGCGACAACAGTAAGTGTGTGATGAGTTTCTCCCCGACAGTCCGCGAGGTCGATCGCAAGGAGGAGAAGTTCTGCGGCACCTGTTCACAGGAAGTGTGGTGACGGGCGGGAGACTCCCGTCGACTCGTCGTGCCTCGTGGCCGCCGCTCTCGACGACTCTCGTCTCCGTGTCTCGCCCGTCTCCGTGAGCCGTCTCGACCGACCACTCGGGAGTGTTCGACCCCGTGAGCGGGGGCTCGTGGGTACCTCGTCCGAGAGAAGTGATCGCGGGCGGTTCGCTGGCGGTGTCTAGTCGGGCGTTACCACGGGAGCGGAATCGGGTAGTAGGTCTCGAGCAACATCGTTGTCACCTCCTGGGGTGTGACTCCGCGTTCCGGTGCTAGGGTTTAATCTCTTGTGAAGTAGGACTCACACGCATACAGGTGTGAACAAGACGGCGGCGAGTCGATCGGTTTCGTAAATCGGCGGTGAGACCACCGCCAGCGGGCGTCGGTCCGTCGCTCGGTTCGACTGTCGGGTCGAGTGCCCTCAGAAGGGCAGCGGAATCGGAACGTACCGGTAGAGATCCATCGTGTTCACCTCCCGTGGTACGGTAACACACGTCGACGGGGTACTATTTCATCTCTTCGAAATAGAACGAACACGTGTGTGTTCGCTTCCAACTCAGACACAGGTGGTATCCACACTTCGTGTTCGTACCTTACCACTCGCAGTGAGGTATTCACGCACCACACGCGTATTCACTCGTGATCGGGTCGCCACGGCGGCCGTCGTCGACCGAACGACACCACCCGTCCGACGGAGACGACGAGGGTGTAGAGAGCACGACGAGTCGAGAGGCGAGAGACGAGACTGGGGAGACAGCAGGACGGGCCGACGAGTCGAGAGCCGAGAACGGAGCGTGGTGATCGCGGCGACCGAGCGACGCCGAGCTACCCGGTGTAGTAGTACTCGCCGTCGCGCTTCTGTTGGCTGTCCAGTTGCGAGCCGGGCTTGTTGATCCGTGGTCGCCCCGTCCGCTCGTCGCGGCGGAACGTCACGTCCAGGTCCGCGAGGAAGTCGTTCATCCCCGCGCGCATCTCCTGTGGCTCGCGGGCGGTCCCGTGGGCCGCCGGCTCGCCGTCGAACACCAGCAGGCGGTCGGCCAGCAGGTCGATCATGTAGATGTCGTGGTCGATCACCATCACCGTGGCGTCGTTGTGCTCGGCGTACCGCCGGATGGCGGTCGTCGCCTGCACGCGCTGTTCCACGTCGAGGTGTGCGGAGGGTTCGTCCAGCAGGTACAGGTCCGCGTCCTCCGAGATGGTGGCAGCGATGGCGACCCGCTGGCGCTCCCCGCCCGAGAGGTCGTCGAGGTTCTGCTCCATCAGCCGGTTGAGCTGGAGCGGCCGCGCGACCTCCGTGTCCCAGTAGGAGGTGCCGAAGTCGTCCGTCACCGACGAGAGGAACGCGTCGACCCGCATCGGCTGGTCGATCTCGATGTACTGCGGCTTGTACGCGATGTCGAGGTTCGTCTCCAACGACCCCTCGTCCGGCGTGAGCTTCCCGGCCAACAGCTTCGCGAACGTCGACTTCCCGATCCCGTTCGGGCCGACGACACCCAACACCTCGGCCTCGTGGATGGTCCCCGGCTCGACGGACAGCGAGAACGCGCCGTCGCCGTACGACTTCGACAGTTCGGGGTACTCCAACAGCGGTCGCCCGACGGTCGCCTCCTGTGGGGCGTGTTCCTCGAACTCGATGGCCTCCTGGCGGATCCGCATGTTCTCGTTGTCGAGGTACCCCGAGAGGTACTCGTTGATCCCGTTGCGGACGGACTTGGGGTCCGTGACGACGCCGTACGCGCCCGGCTCCCCGTAGGTGACGTGGAGCGTGTCCGCCAGCAGGTCGAGGATCGCCAGGTCGTGTTCGACGACCATCACGGCGCGGTCCTCGTCGTCGGCCAACTCCCGGACGAGTCGGGCCGCCGTCATCCGCTGGCCCACGTCGAGGTACGGCGTGATCTCGTCGAAGAAGTAGAACTCCGCGTCGCGTGCCAGCGTCGCCGCCAACGCCACCCGCTGGAGCTCCCCGCCCGAGATGTCGTCGATGTGGCTGTCCATCACCGCGCGGACGTTCAGCCGGTCGACCAACTCGTCGAGCACGCCGCGCTCGTCGGTCGTCTCCAACAGCGCACGCACCGGGCCGTCGAACTGGTCGGGGATCTGGTCGACGTACTGCGGCTTGCGCGCCACGTCGATCTCCCCGTCGACGATCCGCTCGACGTACGTCTGCAGTTCCGTCCCGCGGACGCGGTCGAGCACCGCCTCCCAGGCGGCCTCCGTCTCGTGGTTCCCGAGGTTCGGCACCATCTCGCCCGACAGCATCCGCACGGCGGTGGACTTCCCGATGCCGTTCGGGCCGAGGATCCCCGTCACGCCACCAGGCTCGGGCACGGGGAGCCCGTACAGCCCGAAGGCGTTCTCCCCGTAGCGGTGGATCGGCTCGTCGTCCAACTCCGAGGGGAGGTTGATGATCTCGATGGCGTCGAACGGACACTTCTCGACACAGATCCCACACGACTCGCCGAGACAGATCTCCTCGGAGATCCAGATCTGGTCGGGGGCGCCGTCGTACGGCTCGTCCTCGTCGTACCGCTCCCCACGGGTGGTGATACAGTCCTTCCCGGTCCGGTTGGGCGGACAGTAGTTCGAACACTCGTAGTTGCAGCGGTCGGGCTGGCACCTGTCCAAGTCCACGACCGCGATACTGTCGTCCGCCATCGTCACACCCCGGTCGACAACAGGACCGCGTAGGAGATGAACCAGAACGTGAACGTCATGAACACGACGTAGAGGTTGTCCTTGACGCCGAACTCGGAGACGTCGACGCCGATCAGCTTCAGCAGTGGGTACTGGACGGCGAGGACGACCGCGACGACGCCCAGCGAGAGACGGCTCGTCGCCGCCTCCAGTCCCACCCCGAACAGCTGTGCGGACGCGAGTGCGGCGACGATCCCGCCGACACAGGCGAGTGTCGTCACCGTCACCCCCCGAAGGTGGTCGGACAGCCCGGTGGTGGTCTCGGTAGCCATACGACAGCGTGCGTGAGCCGGCGACTAAAGGGGTTCGCTCTCGGGGACGCGAGAGCGGCCGTAGTGGGTGGTTACGTACGTGTCACCGCCCCACGCGGAAGCCGTCAAGCTTTAACACACTGCGTGTTTCGAATCGTAACGATGGCCGAATCCGACGAGGAGACACTCGACGACTTGCCGCCGAGTGCGAAGCTCGTGTTCAAGGTACTGGAGTACAACGGCTCGCTGACCCAGAAGGGGATCGTCGAAGAGTCGATGCTCTCGGCGCGGACGGTGCGGTACGCGCTCGAACGACTGGAGAACATCGGTGTCGTGGACGAGGACGTCTACTTCGCCGACGCGCGACAGAACCTCTACCAGCTCACCGAGGACGGCGTCGACAGCGTCCCCGGCGACTCCCACCCACACGGGAAGGAGTCCGAGCAGGAGGCTTGAGACCGGCGATCGAGCAGCGGGCTCGAGAACGGCGAGAGAGTAGGACGCCCGAGTACGGCGAACGAGCGAGCAGTAGACGGACGAAGACACCCGACGACCACCGACTCGCTCGGTGGTCGCGACCGTCTCGACGGACCGCGGGGGGTCCGAGAGACGGACCGTGGGCGACGCTCGACGACACACCACCCGCAGCGGTGGGTCCGACCCGGACGGCCGCTCTCAGTTCTGCAGTCCGCGTGCGACGGCTCTCGCGACCGCACGGGCACGGTCGGCGGTCGCCTCCGGGAGTGCGCCGGCCGCGACGGCCGCGTCGAGTTCGTCGTCGTCGACGCGTTCCACGGTGCCGTCGGGGTACTTCACCACGTCGACGTGGAGGTCGACGTACCGGACGGCGTCCGGGAACACCTCGACCGGGGTACAGACGTTGACGTAGGTGCCCTTCGACTCCCCGTCGGCGCTGCGGTACACCGTCGGGTACCACCAGCGCCCCTCGACGAACTTCGTCCGCGCGGTGTCGCCGGCGGCCCGGGGGGTCCCGAGCGCGTCGTAGGTGCCACCGGCCGACATCGACCGCTCGACGGTGACGGTGCCGTCCGGCTCCCGCGAGACGACCTCGCCACGACCCAACGAGACGAGCCGACCGTCCGGTTTCCCGTGGTCGATCCCGATCCGGTCACCCTCGACCGGCCCGAACTGGTCGGTGACGACGGCGAACGGGAAGTCGAGATCGGCCGCGTCGTCTGCGTCGGCCGTGTCGCTCGCACCCGTCGCGTCACCGCGCTCCTCGGCCTCCGCGGCCGTCGCGTCACCGCTCCCACCGACATCCGCGTCGTCGAACGAACACAGTGCCTCGGCGAAGTCGACCCCGGCACTCGCGTCGCGCGAGGCCGCCTTCGTCCGGTGGTGGCCCGGCATCGTACTCGTGACGGCACGCCGGTGGTCGTCGAGCGCGAACCGCGAGACGCGCCCGAACCACACCCACGCCGTCGCGAGCGGCGTCACGAGTGCCGGGGAGCGGTCGTCCGGCCCGTCGGTGTCGTCCCCGTCGCGGGCGAGTGGGTCGCCGCCGCCGTCCCCGTCGAGTGCGTCGTCCCCGTCGAGCGCGTCGTCGATCGCCGTCGCACGCTCGCCGGCGAGCGTCAGCGACGCGCGGAGCGCGTCCAGTTCCGCCTCGGGTGCCGCGCGGTTCCACTCGATCCCCCAGCCGTCGGGCGTCTCGGCGTCGAGGAGGTCCGTCATCCCCGCCAGTTCGCGGGCCGCTTCGGCGTCGCCGCCGCGGACGCGGGTCTCCTCGCGCCCGCGGACGAGCGTCGCCAGTCCGCCGGGCGCACGCAGCGTCGTCGTCAGCTCGGGCCGGTCGTCCGTCCACGGGGCGGTCGCCGTGTCGACCTGAACCAGAACCTCGTCGCCGGTCTCCACGTAGCCGTCCGCCTCGTCGAACGGGAGGTACCCCTCGTCGTCGTGGCCGCCGTCGGCGTCGACACCCAGGTCCACGACCGCGCCGCCACCGAGCGTCTCCGTCACGACGCCGTCGAACACCGCCGCCGTCGGCACCGGGTCCGTCCACGACAGCGCGTCGATCCCGACGGCACCGAGTCGCTCCCGGACCGTCGCCGTCGCGTCGGGTGCGCCGTGGACGCCGACCCCCTGTCGGTCCGGCCCGGTCGCGACCCGCGCGTCCCACGGGTGTCGCGAGAAGTCGGCGTCGAACCGTCGCCGGATCGGCGGCGACGCCTGCACCACCTCGTGGCCGGCCGCGTCGAACAGTCGCGTGAGCGCGGTGGTGTAGATCCCGCGGAGTTTCACCGCGACCGGCTCCGACGGGGTGTCGCCACCCGTCACAGTCGAGCCTCCTCGCGGGCGAAGCGGACGCGCTGGTGGACGGTCGGGCCCAGGGAGAGTTCGACGAGTGTCGGCGTGCCGTCGTCTTCGTCGAGGACGCGACCGCCCTCTACGGGCACACCCCAGCCGTCGAACCGGAGGTAGCCGCGGAGGTCCGCCGCGTGGGTGTACGTGTCGAGGAACTGCACCTCGTGGGAGACGACCCCGTCGCTCGCGTGTGCCAGATCCGCGTCGGAGTAGTACGTCCCGTCGTCCGCGAAGAACGCCTCCAGTGTCGCGGCGGTCTCGGCCGTCTGCTCGACGACGTGCTCGGAGGCCCGTTCGATCTCCGTCGTCGACAGTCCCACCTCCCGCAGTGCCGCCTGTGTCCGTGGGTCGAAGTGCACGGGGGGAGTTCGGTCCGCGGGCGTTTGAACCGTCCCATTTCGGTACGCCGGGCGACGGCCGTCTCCCGTCGTCTCTCCCCCGTCGCGTCGCCGCGGTCGGTCGTCCGGCTCCGTGTCGGGGCCGACACACCGAGGGATCAGTCGTCCGCGGCGGCGGCCCCGTCTCCCTCCCCCGCCTCCGCGTCGGCGTCCGCGCTCTCGGTCAGCAACCACTCGTCGGCCCACGACTCCAACTCCTCGAACACCGGACAGAGGCGCTCGCCCGCGGGGGTCAGACTGTAGTAGGTGGCGATGGGGCGGTCCTCGACCCGCCGGTCGACGAGGCCGGCCGCCTCCAGGTCGTCGAGCACCCGCGAGAGCGTCCGGGAGTTGGCACCCGTCGCGCGCTTGAGTTCGTTGAACCGGTGCTCCCCGTCTTGGAGCCCGTGGAGGACGATCAACCGCCACTCCGAGCCGATCTCCTCGACGGCGCGCACGACCGAACACACCTCGCTGTTCGTCTCCGCGACGCTGTCGCCGCTCGTCGCGTCACCCGTGCTCGTCGCCGTGTCGTTCGCTGCCGTCGTGTCGCTCTCGTCGACTGCCGTCTCTCCGTCGCCCGTCGCCGTCTCCGTCCCGTCGCCCGCGGTGTCTGGTGTCGACATCGGTGTCTCGACACAACTCGGTACTGCGACTACAAGTGGCTTCCGACCGACAGCAGGTGTCACTGTGAAACCGGGCAGTGTAGAGTCGACCGTCGCCCGTCGTCGGTGGACGACGACCGCAGCGCCGACTCCCTCACGGGTGG
This window encodes:
- a CDS encoding methyl-accepting chemotaxis protein, giving the protein MSWFTKLRDRFRDDAADGDGSTLTDGGVAQGAEPVTAEPTGETDEDDELNVDDDLLLDSIGSPVFMLDTDGEIVAWNEGMAGVTGVSDETALGHVGVAELVYDDASDAQTLAEKVLSAPESAHERFDVELRDPELQVYADDERLVGGDGAVHFCELTARPLYEDGEFVAVVQTVIDNTTEVRRRESVEGLVDEVQATLRELMDGNLGARASFEDEHDCLDEDLLLVVEELNRTAETFEETAAGVDERAAELRAAVDRASEAAEGIAENVGEQNELLEEGVSEMQTFSASMEEVAATAEQVDQAAEQARDAAVEGLGASEDAREATDDVTEIGQELVDSVTALGDRMDEIEEVVEVISDVAEQTNLLALNANIEAARAGEEGDGFAVVAEEVKSLADETRSHTEDITESIDALQSQTDDTVVAAEQSHEQIDHAAEQIDEVLVAFEEIADAIDEAADGIAEVSRATDDQASTVEELTATIEDVRQRSDETEDAARDIVDATDEQDAAIDELTDRVDELRGGRGATRADGGRVGTRGAADPAE
- a CDS encoding UPF0146 family protein; amino-acid sequence: MPDRTPVADTLADHDSACEVGVGRRPGVAATLAERGLSVVATDVRPRAVPEGVQFVRDDLLAAADRARDGADPGGPYHADVLYALHCPPELHRPLATVAAATGADAAFTTLGGDPPTVPVTPAPLPGGATLYHVDDA
- a CDS encoding archaemetzincin family Zn-dependent metalloprotease codes for the protein MLVDIVPVGEVPAQVKREASAALRTIYDCEVTVHDEQDVPRGAYDRSRNQYRAEQFIELVSRVGGGEKNIGITGEDLYYRRRNYVFGLAYLNGNGSVISTHRLQTSSDGGFSTRSDESVFTDRVRKEIVHEIGHTLGLEHCDNSKCVMSFSPTVREVDRKEEKFCGTCSQEVW
- a CDS encoding ribosome biogenesis/translation initiation ATPase RLI — encoded protein: MADDSIAVVDLDRCQPDRCNYECSNYCPPNRTGKDCITTRGERYDEDEPYDGAPDQIWISEEICLGESCGICVEKCPFDAIEIINLPSELDDEPIHRYGENAFGLYGLPVPEPGGVTGILGPNGIGKSTAVRMLSGEMVPNLGNHETEAAWEAVLDRVRGTELQTYVERIVDGEIDVARKPQYVDQIPDQFDGPVRALLETTDERGVLDELVDRLNVRAVMDSHIDDISGGELQRVALAATLARDAEFYFFDEITPYLDVGQRMTAARLVRELADDEDRAVMVVEHDLAILDLLADTLHVTYGEPGAYGVVTDPKSVRNGINEYLSGYLDNENMRIRQEAIEFEEHAPQEATVGRPLLEYPELSKSYGDGAFSLSVEPGTIHEAEVLGVVGPNGIGKSTFAKLLAGKLTPDEGSLETNLDIAYKPQYIEIDQPMRVDAFLSSVTDDFGTSYWDTEVARPLQLNRLMEQNLDDLSGGERQRVAIAATISEDADLYLLDEPSAHLDVEQRVQATTAIRRYAEHNDATVMVIDHDIYMIDLLADRLLVFDGEPAAHGTAREPQEMRAGMNDFLADLDVTFRRDERTGRPRINKPGSQLDSQQKRDGEYYYTG
- a CDS encoding winged helix-turn-helix transcriptional regulator; the protein is MAESDEETLDDLPPSAKLVFKVLEYNGSLTQKGIVEESMLSARTVRYALERLENIGVVDEDVYFADARQNLYQLTEDGVDSVPGDSHPHGKESEQEA
- a CDS encoding DUF402 domain-containing protein: MTGGDTPSEPVAVKLRGIYTTALTRLFDAAGHEVVQASPPIRRRFDADFSRHPWDARVATGPDRQGVGVHGAPDATATVRERLGAVGIDALSWTDPVPTAAVFDGVVTETLGGGAVVDLGVDADGGHDDEGYLPFDEADGYVETGDEVLVQVDTATAPWTDDRPELTTTLRAPGGLATLVRGREETRVRGGDAEAARELAGMTDLLDAETPDGWGIEWNRAAPEAELDALRASLTLAGERATAIDDALDGDDALDGDGGGDPLARDGDDTDGPDDRSPALVTPLATAWVWFGRVSRFALDDHRRAVTSTMPGHHRTKAASRDASAGVDFAEALCSFDDADVGGSGDATAAEAEERGDATGASDTADADDAADLDFPFAVVTDQFGPVEGDRIGIDHGKPDGRLVSLGRGEVVSREPDGTVTVERSMSAGGTYDALGTPRAAGDTARTKFVEGRWWYPTVYRSADGESKGTYVNVCTPVEVFPDAVRYVDLHVDVVKYPDGTVERVDDDELDAAVAAGALPEATADRARAVARAVARGLQN
- a CDS encoding winged helix-turn-helix transcriptional regulator encodes the protein MCSVVRAVEEIGSEWRLIVLHGLQDGEHRFNELKRATGANSRTLSRVLDDLEAAGLVDRRVEDRPIATYYSLTPAGERLCPVFEELESWADEWLLTESADADAEAGEGDGAAAADD